AGGTATGTTATTGTACATCTTCATCGCTTCCAGAACCAGTATTGTTTCGCCACGTTTTACTTTATCGCCTGCCTTTTTCTCATACTTTACAAGCATGCCGGGCATGGGAGCAGTAATGGATTCACCATCAGAGGGCTGGGGAAATGCCGCTTTGACAATGGGAGCGGGAGCAGGAGAAGTAGCGGGAACTGGTTCCGGCTTTGGTGCGGCTACAGGTACTGCAGGACGGCTGGAGATCACTCGTGGCGCCCCCCCCTTTTCTGCCACTTCTACCAGAAAGTAGCCACCATCTACAAATACATCGAACTGACGTACATCTTCGGGTTTTTCAGGTGCATCCGGTTTTTCTATCAATTTCCCTGCTTTAGCTTTGGCAATTAATTCTTGCTCGGCTTTCACGTCCTCCATACTTATGGGTTTCATCTCCTCTGGCATGGGATCCATACCATATTTGATGCGCAAGAACTTCTTGCCAGTAACATTGTATAATGCTACAATCAATTGATCGTCCAAGTTCTTAGCCAAGCCTTCAGTTTCTTTTTTCACTTGTTCCATCGCAGGAGGTATAACGTCACCAGGGCGCGCAACAATCGGTTTTTCGCCTTTAGGATAACCCTTCAAAGCCCTAGCTTGCAGGTCTTTATCGATAGGCAGCGTTGTTTTGCCATAGAGGCCGTAGCAGAGGTCTTTTACTTGCTCTGTTATGCGGGCATACTCGCCATCTTTAGTATCAAAAAGCGCATTGTTTACGCTCTGGATGCCCACAATTTGGCTTGTGGGAGTTACCAAAGGAATTTGTCCCAAGTCCTTGCGAACTTTGGGTATTTCTTCAAACACATCTTCGAGTTTATCCAAGGCATCCATTTGTCGTAATTGGTTCACCAAGTTTGAAAGCATTCCTCCCGGTGTTTGGTGAATAATCACGTCGGTATCGATGATGCTAAACTTGGTGTTATCTGCAAAATGCATGTATTTGGGTATGTCTTTTTCCATTTCTTTACCGATTTTATTCAGCAATCTAATATCAAATCCTGTATCTCTATTTGTACCCAGGAGGCTTATTACCAGAGGTTCCACGCCGGGATGAGAAGTTCTAAACGCATAGGGGCCCATACAGGTATCGATAATATCCACACCTGCTTCGATGGCTTTAAATAGCGAAAGATCACCCATTCCAGAAGTGAAGTGAGTATGCAAGTGGATCGGTGCCCTAACCGCTGCCTTTAACGCTTTTACCAAGTTGTAGGCATCGTATGGTGCTATCAATCCCGCCATATCCTTAATGCAGATGCTATCTGCACCCATTTCTTCGAGTTGTTTTGCTTTATTTACATAATATTCAATATTATAGATTTCTCCGCCCATTCGCTGTTCGGTAAGTGAGTAGCATATAGTACCCTGGAAGTGTTTATCATTCTTTTTGATAATCTTAACTGCAGTTTGGAAATTGCGGAAGTCATTAAGTGCATCAAATACCCTAAATATGTCTATTCCATTATCGCAGGCGCGTTGTGTAAATGCCTCTACCACGTCGTCGGCATAGTTTTGATAACCGACCAGGTTTTGCCCTCTAAGGAGCATCGAAAACGGAGTTTTAGTGATGTATTTTTTGAGAGTTCTGATGCGTTCC
The genomic region above belongs to Candidatus Cloacimonadota bacterium and contains:
- a CDS encoding pyruvate carboxylase subunit B, with translation MDKHGILEMTAMRYEANRPQAANPIKIQDLSFRDGHQSLFATRGRTEDLLHVAELMDQVGYYSMEVWGGATFDTMHRFLGEDPWERIRTLKKYITKTPFSMLLRGQNLVGYQNYADDVVEAFTQRACDNGIDIFRVFDALNDFRNFQTAVKIIKKNDKHFQGTICYSLTEQRMGGEIYNIEYYVNKAKQLEEMGADSICIKDMAGLIAPYDAYNLVKALKAAVRAPIHLHTHFTSGMGDLSLFKAIEAGVDIIDTCMGPYAFRTSHPGVEPLVISLLGTNRDTGFDIRLLNKIGKEMEKDIPKYMHFADNTKFSIIDTDVIIHQTPGGMLSNLVNQLRQMDALDKLEDVFEEIPKVRKDLGQIPLVTPTSQIVGIQSVNNALFDTKDGEYARITEQVKDLCYGLYGKTTLPIDKDLQARALKGYPKGEKPIVARPGDVIPPAMEQVKKETEGLAKNLDDQLIVALYNVTGKKFLRIKYGMDPMPEEMKPISMEDVKAEQELIAKAKAGKLIEKPDAPEKPEDVRQFDVFVDGGYFLVEVAEKGGAPRVISSRPAVPVAAPKPEPVPATSPAPAPIVKAAFPQPSDGESITAPMPGMLVKYEKKAGDKVKRGETILVLEAMKMYNNIPSPIDGTLSSTPLSSGTNVSKGDVLAIITAD